DNA sequence from the Raineyella sp. LH-20 genome:
GCCGGGTCGGCCGTTCCCGGTCAGGGGTGCCGCCGGGTCAGCCGTTCCCGGTCAGGGGTGCCGCCGGGTCAGCCGTTCCCGGTCAGGGGTGCCGCCGGGTCAGCCGTTCCCGGTCAGGGGCGCCGCCGCGCCTGTCATGCCTCGACCTGGGCGTCGTACGCGCCGCGGGGCTGTGGACGTCTCGGCGGGGGCCACAATGGTGGCATGCGTGTGCTGATGGTCGAGGACGATCCCTCCCTCTCGAAGCTCGTCGCCGACGGTCTGCGGAGCGAGGGGTTCCTGGTCGACGTCGTGGCGAACGGCCGGGAGGGGCTGTGGATGGCCCTCGAAGGCGACTACGACGTGGCCGTGATCGACATCATGCTGCCCGGGCTGAACGGCTACGACATCGTCAAGGGGATGCGGGCCCGCCACGACTGGACTCCGGTGCTGATGCTCACCGCCAAGGACGGGCCGTACGACCAGGTGGACGCCTTCGACCTCGGCGCCGACGACTACCTCACCAAGCCGTTCGACTTCGTCGTGCTGGTCGCCCGGCTACGGGCCCTGGTCCGGCGCGGTGCCCCCGAGCGGCCGGCCGTGCTGACCGCCGGCGACCTCTCCCTGGACCCCGGTAGCCACCGGGTGTGGCGGGACGATGAGGAGATCGAGCTGACCGCCAAGGAGTTCTCCCTGCTGGAGTTCCTGATGCGGCGTCGTGACCAAGTGGTCACCAAGGCGCAGATCCTCGACGGGGTGTGGGATCCGGCGTTCGCCGGGGACACCAACATCATCCAGGTCTACGTCAGCTACCTGCGCCGCAAGATCGACGAGCCGTACGGGCGCCACTCCATCGAGACCGTCCGCGGCGTCGGCTACCGGGTGGTCGACAGCCCGGCCGCCGGCTGACCGGGATCCGGGGAGTCCAGCGGCAGCCGTACGGTGAACCGGGCGCCGCCCAGCGCCGAGGCGTCCACCGCCACCGTCCCCCCGTGGTTGGTGACGAGTTCGTGGACGATCGCCAGGCCCAGACCGCTGCCGCCCTCGTCCCGGGTCCGGGCAGTGTCGAGCCGGACGAACCGTTCGAAGACCCGTTCCCGTTCCTCCGGCGGGATCCCCGGCCCGTCGTCCTCCACCCGTAGCACCGCCGCGGCCCCGTCGGCCTCCACCGAGAGCACCACCCGGGAGGCCGCTGCGCGGACCGCGTTGTCGGCCAGGTTGCGCAGCACCCGGACGAGCTGCAGCCGGTCGCCGCGGATCCGGGTCGGCTCCACCTCGAAGAGCACCTCCACCCGCCCGGCGCCACGGGGCCGCCGCGCCTCCTCCACCACCAGGTCATCGAGGTCGACGTCACGCCATCGGCCCGAGGTCACCATCCCGGCGTCGCCGCGGGCGAGGGTGAGCAGGTCGTCGACGAGCCGCTCCATCCGCCGGGTCTCGGTCGACATCACCGGAGCGAGGTCCTGCCATCGGCGCCCGGACGGGTCACCGGTGCCCATCTCCAGGGCGGTGTGCAGGCTGGCCAGCGGTGACCGCAGTTCGTGGCTGGCGTCGGCGACGAATTGGTCCTGCTGCCGCCGGCCGCGTTCGAGACGGTCGAGCATGGCGTTCATCGTCAGCGCGAGCCGCCCGATCTCGTCGTCGACGTCGGAGATCGGCACCCGGGCCTCCAGGTGCCGCGAGGAGATCGACTCCACCGTCGTCCGGATGTCCTCCACCGGTTGCAGCGAACGACTGACCAGCCACCAGGCCACCGCCCCGGCGACGAGGACGATCAGCGGAGTGCCGGCGAGCAGCAGCTTGAGCACGGTGTCGACGGCCTCGTACTGCGAGTCCTGGGAGACCGCCAGGACGGCGGTGCCGGACCGCCCGTCGTACGCCACGCCGGTGGCCGCCACGACGAGACCGGGATCCTCCGTGGGCGCCGGCAGCGGGCTCGCCCCGGTGAGGACGACCTCCCCCACCCCGGGCCGGGCGGTGGTGAGTGGCGTGTTCCCGTTGGTGGAGTAGACGACCGAGCCGTCGGGCCCGAGGAGCTGCACGCTGGCGCCGAGCGCCACCTCGGCGCCGGTCGCGCTGCTCAGCCCGTCGACGCCCTCGCGGCTGATGACCTCGACGACCGCGCTCAGCTGGCCGGTCGCCTCCCGGGTGACCGAGGCCATCAGTGCCGTGTAGAGGGCCAGGCTGACGATGACGGTGCCGACGACCAGGGCGATGCCGACGATCACCATGGTCGCGGCCGCGAGCTTGACCCGCATGCCGATGCCCGGGACGCGCCGCCTCATCTGACCTCCTGTGCCCGCCCGCCGCGACCGGACGCCGCCGGGTGGCGGGCCCAGGCCCGGGTGGCAGGCGAGATCACCTTCTCATCCTCCTCTCACCGCCTCAAGGCACGGTAGAGGGGAACCGCCCTGCCGGTTCGGGGTGACGAGCCGGCTCGGGCTGCGGACGCCCCGTCCGTCGCCCTGGAAGGACCCCTGTGCCAGATCCCGCCATCGACCGCCTCCCCCCCGCATCCGCGGCGCGCCGTCGAGGCACCGCCCCGGTGGTCCCGGCCGGGAGGGCCGCGTCGGCGGTGGCGGTGGCTGGCGGTCCCCGGGGGCCTTCTCGCCGCGCTGGTGCTGTGGACCTCGGTGTCGCTGGGGTCGGCCCTCGCCGCCCCGGGCACCGACACCACCGTGGCGCGGGTGGCGGAGTGGGCCCGCGACCACCACCTGGGCGGCGCCGTCACCCTGCTGGAGCAGTGGCAGTACCGGCTCGACCCGCCGAAGTCCGGCGGCACGCCCGACGCGGCGGCGCTCGACGCCGGGGGCAGCGGCCCGATCCGCACCCGGACCACACGTCCCGCGACCATCCCGTCCCAGGCAGGGCCGGCGCTGCCCGGTGAGGGGCAGTGGCATCCGCTGTACTCCGCCGGGGGCGACACCGCGGCGATGGTCGCCTCCCTGCGGCCGGACGCCGTGTACACCTCGTACGTCGTCCATGTGGTGTGGCTGGACCCGAAGCTCAACTCCTTCGTCCTGCACCCCGGCACCAAGGAGCCCGGCCCGATCGGCGGGCAGACCAGCCGGCTCAGCGGCCAGCCGGCGAACACCGTCCTGGCCAGCTTCAACAGCGGCTTCAAGATGACCGATGCGCGCGGCGGCTACTGGCAGGCGGGTCACACCGTGGTCCCGCTGCAGACCGGCGCGGCCTCGATGGTGCTGGGCACCGACGGGTCGCTACGCGTGAT
Encoded proteins:
- a CDS encoding response regulator transcription factor; its protein translation is MRVLMVEDDPSLSKLVADGLRSEGFLVDVVANGREGLWMALEGDYDVAVIDIMLPGLNGYDIVKGMRARHDWTPVLMLTAKDGPYDQVDAFDLGADDYLTKPFDFVVLVARLRALVRRGAPERPAVLTAGDLSLDPGSHRVWRDDEEIELTAKEFSLLEFLMRRRDQVVTKAQILDGVWDPAFAGDTNIIQVYVSYLRRKIDEPYGRHSIETVRGVGYRVVDSPAAG
- a CDS encoding HAMP domain-containing sensor histidine kinase, with protein sequence MRRRVPGIGMRVKLAAATMVIVGIALVVGTVIVSLALYTALMASVTREATGQLSAVVEVISREGVDGLSSATGAEVALGASVQLLGPDGSVVYSTNGNTPLTTARPGVGEVVLTGASPLPAPTEDPGLVVAATGVAYDGRSGTAVLAVSQDSQYEAVDTVLKLLLAGTPLIVLVAGAVAWWLVSRSLQPVEDIRTTVESISSRHLEARVPISDVDDEIGRLALTMNAMLDRLERGRRQQDQFVADASHELRSPLASLHTALEMGTGDPSGRRWQDLAPVMSTETRRMERLVDDLLTLARGDAGMVTSGRWRDVDLDDLVVEEARRPRGAGRVEVLFEVEPTRIRGDRLQLVRVLRNLADNAVRAAASRVVLSVEADGAAAVLRVEDDGPGIPPEERERVFERFVRLDTARTRDEGGSGLGLAIVHELVTNHGGTVAVDASALGGARFTVRLPLDSPDPGQPAAGLSTTR
- a CDS encoding phosphodiester glycosidase family protein, encoding MLWTSVSLGSALAAPGTDTTVARVAEWARDHHLGGAVTLLEQWQYRLDPPKSGGTPDAAALDAGGSGPIRTRTTRPATIPSQAGPALPGEGQWHPLYSAGGDTAAMVASLRPDAVYTSYVVHVVWLDPKLNSFVLHPGTKEPGPIGGQTSRLSGQPANTVLASFNSGFKMTDARGGYWQAGHTVVPLQTGAASMVLGTDGSLRVMTWAGGEPGTGVAAVRQNLIPLVHDGKVAPEVADPSGAVWGKTVGNAAAVWRSGIGTRADGSTVVVLGPSLTVGALAQILHDAGATEATQLDINKDWTSFITYRHGASGPVAQKLSPDEVAAADRYLQPSSRDFVAVMPHP